From the Pseudomonas sp. VD-NE ins genome, the window CAGCGAAATCCTGAACCACGACCAGACGATCAGTACGCACCAGCTCAGCAAGGATGGAACGCATTGCTGCGCGGTACATCTTCTTGTTCAGCTTCTGGGAGTGATCCTGTGGACGTGCTGCAAAAGTGGTACCGCCGCCACGCCAGATTGGGCTACGGATAGTACCGGCACGAGCACGGCCAGTACCTTTCTGACGCCATGGGCGCTTACCGCCACCACGAACGTCGGAACGGGTCTTCTGCTGCTTGGTACCTTGACGGCCGCCAGCCATGTAGGCCACGACTGCTTGGTGAACCAGCGTCTCGTTGAATTCGCCGCCAAATGTCAGTTCGGAAACTTCGATCGCTTGAGCGTCATTTACATTTAATTGCATGTCAGCTTCCCCTTAACCGCGAGCCTTGGCTGCTGGACGTACAACCAGGTTGCCGCCAGTAGCGCCAGGAACAGCACCCTTGACCAACAACAGATTGCGTTCAGCGTCCACGCGCACTACTTCCAGGGACTGCACGGTCACGCGCTCAGCGCCCATATGACCGGACATTTTCTTGCCCTTGAATACACGACCAGGAGTCTGGCACTGGCCGATAGAGCCTGGGACGCGGTGGGATACGGAGTTACCGTGGGTGTTATCTTGCCCGCGGAAATTCCAACGCTTGATCGTACCCTGGAAGCCTTTACCCTTGGACTGACCGGTTACATCAACCAGTTGACCAGCGGCGAAGATTTCAGCGTTGATCAGATCGCCAGCCTGGTACTCGCCTTCTTCAAGACGGAATTCCATGGTAGTGCGACCAGCGGCAACGTTCGCTTTAGCGAAGTGGCCAGCCTGAGCTGCTGTTACACGCGAAGCACGACGCTCGCCGACAGTGACTTGCACTGCACGATAGCCATCGGTCTCTTCAGTTTTGAACTGGGTGACGCGATTCGGCTCGATCTCAATGACCGTGACCGGAATGGAGACACCTTCTTCGGTGAAAATACGGGTCATACCGCATTTACGACCGACTACACCAATAGTCATGTTGTAAACCTCATGAGTGTACGGGGCTTTCACCCGCTATGGCCGCCCATTTCAGAGCGTTACACGACTAAGACCGAGTCTTAGCCGAGGCTGATCTGCACTTCCACACCGGCCGCAAGATCAAGCTTCATAAGAGCATCAACGGTTTTATCCGTTGGCTGGACGATGTCCAGAACGCGCTTATGAGTGCGGATTTCGTACTGGTCGCGCGCGTCTTTGTTGACGTGCGGAGAAACCAGAACGGTGAACCGCTCTTTACGGGTAGGCAGTGGAATTGGACCACGCACTTGAGCACCAGTACGTTTCGCGGTTTCCACGATTTCCTGGGTTGATTGGTCGATCAGGCGATGGTCGAAAGCCTTCAACCTGATACGGATTTGCTGATTTTGCATTGGATTTCAGACTCCGGCTGCTATTCCCACCGAGCGCAATACGCCCGTTAAAAGGAGGCGCAATTCTATAGACGCCCCAGATAGGTGTCAACCCAATAAAAAAGCCCCCGCTGAGCGGGGGCTTTTTCAAGTCAACAAGCAAACTCTATAAAAGAGATTACTCGATGATTTTGGCTACGACGCCAGCGCCGACGGTACGACCGCCTTCACGGATAGCGAAACGCAGACCGTCTTCCATCGCGATGGTTTTGATCAGGGTAACAGTCATCTGAATGTTGTCACCTGGCATTACCATTTCAACGCCTTCTGGCAGCTCGCAGTTACCAGTCACGTCAGTAGTACGGAAGTAGAACTGTGGACGGTAGCCTTTGAAGAACGGAGTGTGACGACCGCCTTCTTCCTTGCTCAGAACGTAAACTTCTGCGGTGAACTTGGTGTGCGGCTTAACCGAACCCGGCTTAACCAGAACCTGACCACGCTCAACGTCGTCACGCTTGGTACCACGCAGCAGAACGCCGCAGTTCTCGCCAGCACGACCTTCGTCGAGCAGCTTGCGGAACATTTCAACACCGGTGCAAGTAGTAACGGTGGTGTCACGCAGACCAACGATTTCCAGCGGATCCTGAACGCGAACGATACCGCGCTCGATACGACCAGTCACAACAGTACCGCGACCCGAGATCGAGAATACGTCTTCGATTGGCATCAGGAACGGCTTGTCGATCATACGAACTGGTTCTGGGATGTAGGCATCCAGAGTCTCTACCAGCTTCTTGACAGCGGTAGTGCCCATTTCGTTGTCGTCTTTGCCTTCCAGCGCCATACGAGCCGAACCGATGATGATTGGAGTGTCATCGCCCGGGAAGTCGTAGGTGGACAGCAGGTCGCGAACTTCCATCTCAACCAGTTCCAGCAGCTCTGCGTCGTCTACCAGGTCAGCCTTGTTCAGGAAAACCACGATGTACGGAACGCCTACCTGACGGGACAGCAGGATGTGCTCACGGGTTTGTGGCATCGGACCATCAGCGGCCGAGCAAACCAGAATAGCGCCGTCCATTTGAGCAGCACCGGTGATCATGTTCTTCACATAGTCAGCGTGACCTGGGCAGTCAACGTGAGCGTAGTGACGGATCTTCGAGTTGTACTCAACGTGTGCGGTGTTGATGGTGATACCGCGAGCTTTTTCTTCTGGTGCGCTGTCGATCTTGTCGAAGTCGACGATTGCAGAACCGAAAACTTCGGAGCAAACGCGAGTCAGAGCAGCAGTCAGAGTGGTTTTACCGTGGTCAACGTGACCGATGGTGCCAACGTTGACGTGCGGTAGGGAACGATCAAATTTTTCTTTAGCCACGACAATTAACTCCTAGCCTAAAGGGGCTGAATCAGCCTTGTTTTTTGGTTACGGATTCGACGATGTGCGACGGAGCCGTATCGTATTTTTTGAATTCCATAGAGTAGCTTGCGCGACCCTGGGACATGGAGCGAACGTCGGTCGCATAACCGAACATCTCACCCAGTGGAACCTCGGCACGGATAACCTTGCCGGACACTGTGTCTTCCA encodes:
- the rplD gene encoding 50S ribosomal protein L4; amino-acid sequence: MQLNVNDAQAIEVSELTFGGEFNETLVHQAVVAYMAGGRQGTKQQKTRSDVRGGGKRPWRQKGTGRARAGTIRSPIWRGGGTTFAARPQDHSQKLNKKMYRAAMRSILAELVRTDRLVVVQDFAVETPKTKDLLGKLNNMSLTDVLIVSDAVDQNLYLAARNLPHVDVRDVQGSDPVSLIAYDKVLITVSAVKKFEELLG
- the rplC gene encoding 50S ribosomal protein L3; translated protein: MTIGVVGRKCGMTRIFTEEGVSIPVTVIEIEPNRVTQFKTEETDGYRAVQVTVGERRASRVTAAQAGHFAKANVAAGRTTMEFRLEEGEYQAGDLINAEIFAAGQLVDVTGQSKGKGFQGTIKRWNFRGQDNTHGNSVSHRVPGSIGQCQTPGRVFKGKKMSGHMGAERVTVQSLEVVRVDAERNLLLVKGAVPGATGGNLVVRPAAKARG
- the tuf gene encoding elongation factor Tu → MAKEKFDRSLPHVNVGTIGHVDHGKTTLTAALTRVCSEVFGSAIVDFDKIDSAPEEKARGITINTAHVEYNSKIRHYAHVDCPGHADYVKNMITGAAQMDGAILVCSAADGPMPQTREHILLSRQVGVPYIVVFLNKADLVDDAELLELVEMEVRDLLSTYDFPGDDTPIIIGSARMALEGKDDNEMGTTAVKKLVETLDAYIPEPVRMIDKPFLMPIEDVFSISGRGTVVTGRIERGIVRVQDPLEIVGLRDTTVTTCTGVEMFRKLLDEGRAGENCGVLLRGTKRDDVERGQVLVKPGSVKPHTKFTAEVYVLSKEEGGRHTPFFKGYRPQFYFRTTDVTGNCELPEGVEMVMPGDNIQMTVTLIKTIAMEDGLRFAIREGGRTVGAGVVAKIIE
- the rpsJ gene encoding 30S ribosomal protein S10, with amino-acid sequence MQNQQIRIRLKAFDHRLIDQSTQEIVETAKRTGAQVRGPIPLPTRKERFTVLVSPHVNKDARDQYEIRTHKRVLDIVQPTDKTVDALMKLDLAAGVEVQISLG